One Clostridium estertheticum DNA segment encodes these proteins:
- a CDS encoding GNAT family N-acetyltransferase — protein MYTGEKIRLREYKKEDVILAQGFINDPEIKKLLHPGIPYLYTFEDEQKWFEGMSATKEKYSFAIETIEGNKYIGGCGINDIDWKNSVIVVGIFIGDKDYWSKGYGTDAMKVLIKFIFEQMNIHKIKLNVYSFNERAIRCYEKCGFKQEGRLRKEIFRDGKYYDEIVMGMLSEEYFA, from the coding sequence ATGTATACTGGCGAAAAAATTAGATTGAGAGAATATAAAAAAGAAGATGTGATATTAGCCCAAGGTTTTATAAATGATCCTGAGATAAAGAAACTTCTGCACCCAGGGATTCCTTATCTATACACCTTTGAAGATGAACAAAAATGGTTTGAAGGAATGTCAGCAACAAAGGAAAAATATAGTTTTGCCATAGAAACAATAGAAGGCAATAAATATATAGGTGGCTGCGGAATAAATGATATAGATTGGAAAAATAGCGTGATAGTTGTGGGTATATTCATCGGAGATAAAGATTATTGGAGTAAGGGATATGGCACTGATGCAATGAAGGTTTTAATTAAGTTTATTTTCGAGCAAATGAATATACACAAAATTAAATTGAATGTATATTCTTTTAATGAACGTGCAATTAGATGCTATGAAAAATGTGGATTTAAGCAAGAGGGAAGACTCAGAAAAGAAATTTTCAGAGATGGAAAGTATTATGATGAAATTGTTATGGGAATGTTAAGCGAAGAATATTTCGCATAA
- a CDS encoding glucosaminidase domain-containing protein has protein sequence MKNVIDELKASFVLKSKEIERIKLYVVKKYPNNSSKENASILSKTMYEIIDKNLEGINTKQKQNIKRNIMKSTILKDKENILKWDVFNAYIIESEENPQLKISLIEWINKNQKNTVSQKNFEEYLDSLHNSSDIKKSSYIEIKSPAKHQGVSAFKHNFRSALLKYKKQLALKINSISKEVEAVLNKIYSTKIALSVLALLILFLYLLNNPINSGEFLGDKNERPQVYASNIEKYDLYVTDAMSYHPYLPDYFNYKTIDKDKLLNFLKTRNSMLAEEPYFSAIIRASREFNLNPHVLFAITGQEQSFVPKSDENAQKIANNPFNVFHSWKEYNTSIYDSSRIAARTVINLAKDKPVDIDIFDWINNKYANDKNWGSGVRKIFEMLDELLYDFHVKK, from the coding sequence ATGAAGAATGTGATTGATGAATTAAAAGCTTCCTTTGTTTTAAAAAGTAAAGAAATAGAAAGGATAAAATTATATGTTGTTAAAAAGTATCCTAATAACTCTTCTAAAGAAAATGCCTCCATATTATCAAAGACTATGTATGAAATTATTGATAAGAATTTAGAAGGAATAAATACAAAGCAGAAGCAGAATATTAAAAGAAACATTATGAAAAGCACAATTTTAAAAGACAAGGAAAATATATTAAAATGGGATGTTTTTAACGCCTATATTATTGAATCAGAAGAGAATCCGCAGCTTAAAATCTCACTTATTGAATGGATAAATAAGAATCAAAAAAATACTGTATCCCAGAAAAATTTTGAAGAATATCTGGATTCATTGCATAACTCAAGTGATATAAAAAAATCATCTTATATAGAAATTAAATCACCAGCTAAACATCAAGGGGTATCAGCTTTCAAACATAATTTTAGAAGTGCATTACTCAAATATAAAAAACAATTAGCATTAAAAATTAATAGTATTTCAAAAGAAGTAGAGGCTGTTTTAAATAAAATTTATTCCACCAAAATAGCACTTTCTGTATTAGCTTTATTGATACTGTTTTTATATTTATTAAATAATCCCATTAATAGCGGTGAATTTCTAGGAGATAAAAATGAAAGGCCACAGGTTTATGCATCAAATATTGAAAAATATGATTTATATGTTACAGACGCAATGAGTTATCATCCTTATCTACCAGATTATTTTAATTACAAAACCATTGATAAAGACAAATTATTGAATTTTTTAAAGACGAGAAATTCAATGCTTGCCGAGGAACCCTACTTCTCTGCTATAATTAGAGCTTCTAGGGAGTTTAATTTAAATCCACATGTATTATTTGCTATTACTGGTCAGGAACAGTCTTTCGTTCCAAAGAGCGATGAAAACGCGCAAAAGATTGCAAATAATCCCTTTAATGTATTCCATAGCTGGAAAGAATATAATACTAGTATTTACGATTCTAGCAGAATAGCTGCTAGAACTGTTATTAACCTGGCTAAGGACAAGCCTGTTGATATTGATATTTTTGATTGGATAAATAATAAATATGCGAATGATAAAAACTGGGGAAGCGGAGTTAGGAAAATTTTTGAGATGCTTGATGAATTATTATATGACTTTCATGTTAAGAAATAA
- a CDS encoding iron-containing alcohol dehydrogenase, translating into MKNFNYSIPTKIFFGKDQINVLGSQIKKYGSRVLLVYGGGSIKKSGLHDKITGILKTNDISFWELPGVEPNPRVTSVRKGVQLCRDNEIDLILAVGGGSSIDCAKVIAAAYHYEGDAWDIVLDPSKIKKVLPLATILTLAATGSEMNAGAVITNFDTKEKLGTGHPDMAPKFSILDPTYTFTLPEKQTAAGTADITSHIFEVYFSSTKEAFLQNRMAEAMLKTCINYGPIALKDPENYEARSNLMWTSSLAINGLISYGKETEWSVHAMEHELSAYYDITHGVGLAILTPHWMKYILNDSTLDKFVEYGVNVWGIDENEDKYAIANKAIEKTREYYNSLGIPSSLSQVGINEEKLGEMAKQSTRRGKLGNFRVLEAEDVLSIFKAAL; encoded by the coding sequence ATGAAAAATTTTAATTATTCAATTCCAACTAAAATATTTTTTGGTAAAGATCAAATAAATGTACTTGGTAGTCAAATAAAAAAATACGGATCTAGAGTACTGCTTGTTTATGGAGGAGGTAGCATAAAGAAAAGTGGGTTACATGATAAAATCACTGGAATATTAAAAACTAATGATATTAGTTTTTGGGAACTTCCAGGGGTAGAACCAAATCCAAGAGTTACCAGCGTTAGAAAAGGTGTTCAGTTATGCCGTGACAATGAAATAGACCTTATACTTGCAGTAGGCGGTGGAAGTTCCATTGACTGTGCAAAGGTTATAGCAGCAGCTTATCACTATGAAGGAGATGCATGGGATATAGTGCTGGATCCAAGTAAAATTAAAAAGGTACTTCCACTTGCAACTATATTAACACTAGCTGCAACTGGTTCTGAAATGAATGCAGGAGCTGTAATTACAAATTTTGATACAAAGGAGAAATTAGGAACAGGGCACCCAGATATGGCACCTAAGTTCTCTATATTAGATCCTACTTATACATTTACGTTACCTGAAAAACAAACAGCAGCAGGTACTGCAGATATAACTAGTCATATTTTCGAGGTATACTTTAGTAGTACAAAGGAAGCATTCCTGCAAAATAGGATGGCTGAGGCAATGCTTAAAACTTGTATAAATTATGGGCCAATAGCTCTAAAAGATCCGGAGAATTATGAAGCAAGATCTAATTTAATGTGGACTTCAAGCCTAGCAATAAATGGTCTTATAAGCTATGGGAAAGAAACAGAGTGGAGTGTTCATGCAATGGAACATGAATTAAGTGCATACTATGATATTACTCATGGAGTTGGTCTTGCAATTTTAACGCCACACTGGATGAAATACATTTTAAATGATTCGACCTTAGATAAATTTGTTGAATATGGAGTAAATGTTTGGGGTATTGATGAAAATGAGGATAAATATGCAATAGCCAATAAGGCAATTGAAAAAACAAGAGAATATTATAATTCTCTAGGAATTCCTTCTTCATTAAGTCAAGTTGGCATCAATGAAGAGAAATTAGGGGAAATGGCAAAGCAATCTACAAGAAGAGGTAAACTAGGAAACTTCAGAGTTTTAGAAGCAGAAGATGTACTTAGTATATTTAAAGCAGCACTATAA
- a CDS encoding MFS transporter produces the protein METVVANKKNGIKELLPHKSYVTLVFANIISRFGDSLDSIAFGWMVYILTGSKLLLGTLLAVNAIPNILFSAFAGVLVDRLKKKTVLIVGYTGRGIMVSIIAFLFMTKLLRPWHLFVLTFINSTFESFTSPAQSAILPLLLPKELFLAASAISTSAYKFAELIGLGAAGIIIAIFGISGAFFIDGATFFIAAILILFIKVKSDISSASKLTLNSYFDEFKEGFSFIKNNKLLRTTIILFALINLFLSPVGVMLPAFVKENLKSGTEMLSTLGISLTIGMILGGFLVAQFGSRFKISTLIILGFFSLGINYALLCIPGNVITNTTISCILASVLFGLIGLSVPVISSPVSTYFLNVTPREILGRVSAVVGMVSMCALPLGSAASGAVSEYVSISVLFGAMGIIIILISLSLVFNKKFRQATE, from the coding sequence ATGGAAACTGTAGTAGCAAATAAAAAAAATGGAATTAAAGAATTACTTCCTCATAAAAGTTACGTAACTTTAGTCTTTGCAAATATTATATCTCGTTTTGGTGATTCATTGGATTCTATTGCTTTTGGATGGATGGTTTATATTTTAACAGGCTCTAAACTTTTGTTAGGTACGCTTTTAGCTGTAAATGCAATCCCAAATATTTTATTTAGTGCTTTTGCAGGAGTTTTAGTAGATAGATTAAAGAAAAAAACTGTATTAATAGTAGGATATACAGGAAGAGGCATCATGGTATCTATAATAGCCTTTCTATTTATGACAAAATTATTAAGGCCATGGCATTTATTTGTACTCACATTTATAAACTCAACTTTTGAGAGTTTTACATCGCCGGCACAAAGTGCTATATTACCATTACTTTTACCTAAAGAACTTTTTTTAGCGGCCAGCGCTATATCAACATCAGCATACAAATTTGCTGAGCTTATTGGACTCGGAGCGGCAGGTATTATTATTGCCATTTTTGGAATTTCTGGTGCATTCTTTATTGATGGAGCAACTTTCTTTATAGCTGCTATTCTCATTCTTTTTATTAAAGTGAAAAGTGATATAAGCAGTGCTTCTAAATTAACTTTAAACTCTTATTTTGATGAATTTAAAGAAGGGTTTTCATTTATCAAAAACAATAAATTACTTCGTACTACTATAATATTATTTGCATTAATAAATTTATTTCTTTCACCTGTAGGTGTTATGTTACCGGCATTTGTTAAAGAAAATTTAAAAAGTGGTACAGAGATGTTAAGTACTCTAGGAATTTCATTAACAATAGGAATGATACTAGGAGGATTTTTAGTAGCACAATTTGGTTCGCGTTTTAAAATATCAACTCTTATTATATTAGGTTTCTTTTCCCTTGGTATAAATTATGCTTTACTTTGTATACCAGGGAATGTTATTACCAATACTACTATATCTTGCATTTTAGCAAGTGTATTATTTGGGTTAATCGGATTATCAGTACCTGTCATTTCAAGCCCCGTATCCACCTACTTCTTAAATGTAACTCCAAGAGAAATATTAGGTCGTGTATCTGCTGTAGTAGGTATGGTATCGATGTGTGCTCTTCCATTGGGAAGTGCTGCTTCTGGAGCTGTAAGTGAATATGTTTCAATATCAGTCTTATTTGGAGCAATGGGAATAATAATAATTTTAATATCTTTATCCCTTGTATTTAATAAAAAATTCCGTCAAGCAACGGAGTAA
- a CDS encoding MATE family efflux transporter, whose translation MTMGNVAESNKTFGEEKIGKLLLKFSIPAIISLMVAEMYNMVDSMFLGQAIGANAIGALTIAFPIQRLFLAISMLIAIGASTSVARSCGDKDFENLRTIIPNAIVLMLIIVSVISASIFIFQDKILISLGASEHIFPLAKDYVSIILLGVLFQSFTIIASYIITAFGNTKIVLFSTCIGAICNVIIDYFLINVFSYGVKGAAIATVISQIIAFLYVLTIFMKIKSDLKFSIKFTLNKSVSMGIIYVGFSTFIIEISDAVVAAILNNLLSSYGGDLAIVTVGLTTRVSMFLFMTVMGISSAMQPIAAYNYGAGNYTRLKEVVKTSIIAVSVSSTILWAIFMIFAEGLISIFINDSAIVESTAKAFRIVIAVFPCLGIYYLSISYCQAINRVKTSFKLSIYRQIIVFIPLVYTLVMGLDMGVLGAWLAYPISDVIAFITAAIFIKYTYISLEILEMHQIYKINKAKFIKARLEGVTI comes from the coding sequence ATGACAATGGGTAACGTCGCAGAAAGTAACAAAACTTTTGGCGAGGAAAAAATCGGAAAACTATTATTAAAATTTTCTATACCAGCAATAATTTCACTAATGGTCGCAGAGATGTACAACATGGTGGATTCTATGTTTTTAGGGCAAGCAATAGGGGCTAATGCTATTGGTGCTTTAACCATAGCCTTTCCAATTCAAAGATTATTTTTAGCAATATCAATGCTTATAGCTATTGGTGCTTCTACCTCTGTGGCAAGAAGCTGTGGAGATAAGGATTTCGAAAATTTAAGAACTATAATACCTAATGCTATAGTTCTAATGCTTATAATCGTATCCGTAATTAGTGCTAGTATTTTTATTTTTCAAGATAAAATTCTAATTAGCTTAGGTGCTTCTGAACATATATTCCCGCTTGCAAAAGATTATGTAAGTATAATATTACTAGGTGTACTATTTCAATCCTTTACAATAATTGCGTCTTATATTATAACTGCTTTTGGAAATACTAAAATAGTTTTATTTAGCACCTGTATTGGAGCAATTTGTAATGTAATAATAGATTATTTTCTAATAAATGTTTTTTCCTATGGAGTAAAAGGAGCTGCTATTGCAACAGTAATATCTCAGATAATAGCATTTTTATATGTACTAACTATATTTATGAAAATAAAAAGTGACTTAAAATTTTCTATAAAATTTACACTTAATAAATCAGTATCAATGGGAATAATATATGTTGGCTTTTCAACCTTTATAATAGAGATATCGGATGCCGTGGTAGCTGCTATATTAAACAATTTACTATCCTCCTATGGGGGAGATTTAGCCATTGTAACAGTTGGCTTAACTACAAGAGTTTCGATGTTTTTATTCATGACAGTAATGGGCATAAGTTCAGCTATGCAACCAATAGCTGCCTATAACTATGGCGCAGGAAATTATACCAGGTTAAAAGAAGTTGTTAAAACATCCATAATAGCAGTATCCGTAAGCTCAACTATATTATGGGCAATATTTATGATTTTCGCAGAAGGACTTATATCCATATTTATAAATGATAGTGCAATTGTAGAATCAACGGCAAAGGCTTTTAGAATAGTTATAGCTGTATTCCCTTGCCTTGGAATATATTATTTATCGATCTCTTATTGCCAAGCTATAAATAGAGTTAAAACTTCTTTCAAGTTATCTATTTATAGACAAATAATAGTATTTATCCCACTAGTGTATACACTTGTTATGGGTTTAGACATGGGAGTACTAGGAGCATGGCTTGCTTATCCAATATCGGATGTTATAGCCTTCATTACAGCTGCTATATTCATTAAATATACCTATATTTCACTAGAAATACTAGAGATGCACCAAATTTATAAGATAAATAAGGCTAAATTTATTAAAGCTAGACTTGAAGGTGTAACTATATAA
- a CDS encoding winged helix-turn-helix domain-containing protein, giving the protein MEESKVLSTIEQVKAISDPYKFRILKTFQTINEPATVKQVSDYLNEVPAKVYYHVKKMEKLGILQLIYTKEINGIIAKYYEPTASHFEVKCDDNIDDAYKAVMLGETQIMIAEIYNSSKNVFLEDISLNEKNDKKPESKLTMADLYLTEQQSKEFSKYIEDFILEHGLKDKNDTDENKYHFFMSFIKLSDDNKTKPKF; this is encoded by the coding sequence ATGGAAGAGTCAAAAGTATTATCAACCATAGAACAGGTAAAGGCCATATCTGACCCTTATAAATTTAGAATTCTAAAAACTTTTCAAACTATAAATGAACCTGCTACTGTAAAACAGGTATCAGACTATTTAAATGAGGTTCCGGCAAAAGTATATTATCACGTGAAAAAAATGGAGAAGTTAGGCATACTACAACTTATATATACTAAAGAGATAAATGGTATAATTGCTAAATATTACGAGCCCACAGCGTCACATTTTGAAGTGAAATGTGATGATAATATAGATGATGCCTATAAAGCTGTAATGCTAGGTGAGACACAAATAATGATTGCTGAAATTTACAATAGTAGCAAGAATGTTTTTTTAGAAGACATAAGTCTTAATGAAAAAAATGATAAAAAACCCGAAAGTAAATTAACTATGGCAGATTTATATCTTACAGAGCAGCAGTCAAAAGAGTTTTCTAAATACATAGAAGATTTTATCTTAGAACATGGGCTTAAAGACAAAAATGATACTGATGAAAATAAATATCATTTTTTTATGAGTTTTATAAAACTAAGTGATGACAATAAGACTAAACCTAAATTTTAA
- a CDS encoding helix-turn-helix domain-containing protein has protein sequence MRKEYISYINDLPISISLQCVKDYPIHWHNSIEIIFVLEGSVNVLIESGNYEVYEREIEIVNCDEAHRIYSKEKNKVLIFHLDPTFFEKYYDDMKNIYFYTNSSEEGAQKEEKYDILRNYLSILACEVIQKSENFDDQIEAVLVKLLFHLINNFHYLNYHEKDSKENVIQFQRYHRIRKYIYNNYMNKISLQDIASLEYLSPYYLSHQIKDMAGTNFSELVNIVRVDESIKLLLDTDKTISDISLDVGFSHARYYNRSFKDHYKCTPLQFRKKYCIPEDMFDSFIRMRIYDLSETLQYISYYLEDYDRFNYTNKIIKLQTDSLLPGTELQHRWNEKINLGQAKELIKAGEQGYLRSIQEAIGFKNGIIQNLFGKEMKIYFNENVEFLNWNEVDKLLEFLMDISLVPLIILNQTFKDKSSFIKLLESFILYFADIYGIEVVRLWRFQASKDLSVDYIDITREIFEKYELQNLIEDPFNVPETINTIYDSSYMLPYIIHNFINNDNSLLTLKAFDTVEENSILNNELFFGSPGLLTLNGIKKVSYYAYYLLSKLGNEVLDQGDGYIITRQDEDIQVLLYSYSDELNILIKLADLSKGKGSKNITERKISLSIKNLVHDYKVIKYEIGEKIGSAYDIWLRMGKPKRLSYDEWKILTKISTPNVSLSYAKKTAVYNNIIKIEGYGSTLIVLQKVQKHLF, from the coding sequence ATGAGAAAAGAATATATAAGTTATATAAATGATTTACCTATAAGCATCTCCCTTCAGTGTGTAAAAGACTATCCAATACATTGGCATAATTCTATAGAAATAATTTTTGTGCTTGAGGGCAGCGTTAATGTGCTTATAGAGTCAGGAAATTATGAAGTATACGAGAGAGAAATTGAGATTGTAAATTGTGACGAGGCTCATAGAATTTATTCTAAGGAAAAAAACAAAGTTCTGATTTTTCACTTAGACCCTACATTTTTTGAAAAGTATTATGATGATATGAAAAATATATATTTTTATACAAACTCTAGTGAAGAAGGAGCTCAAAAGGAAGAAAAGTATGATATTCTTAGGAACTACTTATCTATTCTAGCTTGCGAAGTAATACAAAAGAGTGAGAATTTTGATGATCAAATAGAGGCTGTTTTAGTAAAGTTATTATTTCATTTAATAAACAATTTTCACTATCTTAATTATCATGAGAAAGATTCAAAAGAAAATGTAATACAATTTCAAAGGTATCATAGAATCAGAAAGTACATCTATAATAACTACATGAATAAAATTAGTTTACAGGATATAGCTAGTCTTGAATATTTAAGTCCTTATTATCTATCTCATCAAATAAAAGATATGGCTGGAACAAATTTTAGTGAGCTCGTAAATATTGTACGAGTAGATGAATCTATTAAATTACTACTAGATACAGATAAAACTATATCAGATATTTCTCTAGATGTTGGTTTTTCACATGCCAGGTATTACAATAGGAGTTTTAAGGATCACTATAAGTGTACTCCACTACAATTTAGGAAAAAATATTGTATACCAGAAGATATGTTTGATAGCTTTATAAGAATGCGTATATATGATTTATCTGAAACACTGCAGTATATATCATATTATTTAGAAGACTATGATAGGTTCAATTATACCAATAAAATTATAAAGCTCCAAACAGATTCACTACTCCCAGGTACAGAATTGCAACATAGATGGAATGAAAAAATAAATTTAGGTCAAGCAAAGGAGCTTATCAAAGCAGGGGAACAGGGTTATTTGAGATCTATTCAAGAGGCTATAGGCTTTAAAAATGGCATAATTCAAAATTTATTTGGTAAAGAAATGAAAATATATTTCAATGAAAATGTGGAGTTTTTAAATTGGAATGAAGTTGATAAACTCTTAGAATTCTTAATGGATATATCGCTTGTGCCCTTAATAATTTTGAACCAAACTTTTAAAGATAAAAGTTCTTTTATAAAACTTTTAGAAAGCTTTATCCTATATTTTGCTGATATATATGGAATTGAAGTAGTTAGGCTGTGGAGATTTCAAGCCTCCAAGGATTTATCTGTGGATTATATAGACATTACGCGTGAAATTTTTGAAAAATATGAATTGCAAAATTTAATAGAAGATCCCTTTAATGTTCCAGAAACTATAAATACTATTTATGATTCTTCCTATATGCTTCCATATATTATTCATAATTTTATCAACAATGATAATAGCTTACTTACTCTAAAGGCTTTTGATACTGTAGAGGAAAACTCAATTTTAAATAATGAATTATTTTTTGGTTCACCGGGCCTACTTACTTTAAACGGAATAAAGAAAGTTTCCTACTATGCTTATTATTTATTGTCTAAATTAGGAAATGAAGTTCTAGACCAGGGTGATGGATACATTATAACAAGGCAAGATGAAGATATCCAGGTCTTACTCTACAGTTACAGTGATGAACTTAATATCCTAATTAAGCTAGCGGATTTATCTAAAGGTAAGGGTAGTAAAAATATTACTGAAAGAAAGATATCCTTATCCATTAAGAATTTAGTTCATGATTATAAAGTTATTAAATATGAAATTGGAGAAAAGATTGGCTCAGCTTATGATATCTGGCTTCGCATGGGAAAGCCCAAAAGGCTTAGTTATGACGAATGGAAAATTCTAACTAAGATTTCCACTCCTAATGTTTCACTATCTTATGCTAAAAAAACAGCAGTTTATAATAACATAATAAAGATAGAAGGCTATGGTTCAACACTAATAGTTCTTCAAAAAGTACAAAAACACCTATTTTAA
- a CDS encoding HAD family hydrolase, whose product MNTILFDLDGTLLPIDMILFEKLYFKELSKNFADIISPSELAKNIWSSTKVMVENTEYKTNEEIFMADFTTRMNMKLPTLQKRFDDFYDTSFLKIKEYALDIKCIKESVKILKSKGYTVALATNPLFPEKAIHHRIRWAGFEPEDFSYVSTFEKNHYCKPQLKYYEEILKDIDKKPQDCLMVGNDVQEDLIAKKLGLKTYLITNNLLHRTDEEIITDYSGEYEDFYEYVKELPAL is encoded by the coding sequence ATGAATACAATATTATTTGATCTTGATGGTACCTTACTTCCTATAGACATGATTCTTTTTGAAAAACTATATTTTAAAGAGCTTTCAAAGAATTTTGCTGACATAATATCACCTAGTGAACTAGCTAAGAATATATGGAGTTCTACTAAAGTCATGGTAGAAAACACAGAATACAAAACTAATGAAGAAATATTCATGGCTGACTTTACTACTAGAATGAATATGAAACTTCCTACCCTTCAAAAACGTTTTGATGATTTCTATGATACAAGTTTTTTAAAAATAAAAGAATATGCATTAGATATTAAGTGTATAAAAGAAAGTGTTAAAATATTAAAATCAAAGGGCTATACTGTTGCACTTGCCACAAATCCCTTGTTTCCTGAAAAAGCTATTCACCATAGAATACGCTGGGCAGGCTTTGAACCAGAGGATTTTTCATATGTTTCAACCTTTGAAAAAAATCATTATTGTAAACCTCAATTAAAATATTATGAAGAGATACTAAAAGATATAGATAAGAAACCACAAGACTGTTTAATGGTAGGAAATGATGTTCAAGAAGATTTAATAGCTAAAAAACTTGGATTAAAAACATATTTAATAACAAATAATCTTCTACATAGGACTGATGAGGAAATAATAACTGACTATTCAGGGGAATACGAGGATTTTTATGAATATGTAAAAGAATTGCCCGCTCTATAA
- a CDS encoding Type 1 glutamine amidotransferase-like domain-containing protein gives MGALILLSDFTENDNVNLKRKVQEMFLDKKYTVSYIPSMSDRKLKYFEKAKMELGKYGNFHFKYFDIDDFCNVAKIEKIFKSDIIYLSGGNTYYFLNNLKKRYLITRLRKYVENGGHIIGLSAGAILMSKDISSAKFGDKDIVGLSDLSSLALVDFDFMPHWNKDSIYLDDLKDYSKSTGNTVYACNDGDGIIVMENKVHFYGDVKMIKQGEMMQNKEKDHIII, from the coding sequence ATGGGAGCCTTGATTCTGCTCAGTGATTTTACTGAAAATGATAACGTGAATTTAAAAAGAAAAGTGCAAGAAATGTTTTTAGATAAAAAATATACTGTAAGCTATATACCTTCAATGTCGGATAGAAAACTAAAATATTTTGAAAAAGCAAAAATGGAGTTAGGTAAATATGGGAATTTCCATTTTAAATATTTTGATATTGATGATTTTTGTAACGTTGCTAAAATAGAAAAAATATTTAAATCAGATATAATATATCTATCAGGTGGAAATACCTATTACTTTTTAAATAACCTAAAGAAAAGATATTTAATAACTAGACTGAGAAAGTATGTTGAAAATGGAGGGCATATTATAGGATTAAGCGCAGGAGCAATACTTATGTCAAAAGACATATCCTCTGCAAAATTTGGCGATAAGGATATAGTTGGATTATCGGATTTGTCCTCTTTGGCTTTAGTTGATTTTGATTTTATGCCACATTGGAATAAGGACAGTATTTATTTGGATGATTTAAAAGATTATTCTAAAAGTACGGGTAATACAGTTTACGCATGTAATGATGGCGATGGGATCATTGTAATGGAGAATAAAGTGCACTTTTATGGCGATGTAAAAATGATAAAACAGGGTGAAATGATGCAAAATAAAGAAAAAGACCATATAATTATATAA
- a CDS encoding histidine phosphatase family protein, producing the protein MRIGLIRHFKVDLKKSQFMTSKQFNEYMEKYDVSDVIPNEVVIDDEWDKCYCSSISRAITTAKTIYHGETIITDKLVEISSTAFMNIKIPISYYLWAILGRFAWIRNHRSQPEGRKTTLKRINEILDTILDDENENILIVSHAGTLYEIRKILSKRGFKGEKFLKARNGKIYIYKNK; encoded by the coding sequence ATGAGAATAGGGTTAATAAGACATTTCAAAGTGGATTTAAAAAAGAGTCAGTTTATGACATCAAAGCAATTTAATGAATATATGGAAAAATACGACGTGTCAGATGTAATACCAAATGAGGTGGTTATCGATGATGAATGGGATAAATGCTATTGTAGTAGTATAAGCAGGGCTATCACCACTGCAAAAACTATATATCATGGTGAAACTATTATAACAGATAAATTAGTGGAGATTTCTTCTACTGCTTTTATGAATATAAAAATTCCAATATCCTACTACCTTTGGGCAATACTCGGTAGATTTGCTTGGATTAGAAATCATAGATCTCAACCAGAAGGAAGAAAAACAACATTAAAAAGAATAAACGAAATTCTAGATACGATATTAGATGATGAGAATGAAAATATACTTATTGTAAGTCATGCAGGAACGTTATATGAAATTAGAAAGATACTTAGCAAAAGAGGATTTAAGGGAGAAAAATTTTTAAAAGCTAGAAATGGTAAAATATACATTTATAAAAATAAATAA